The DNA region GCTTTATCATGATTCATGATTGGCCACAAGATATTGGAGGTAAACCAAGTTTTAGTTATATTCAAAATATGCCTTCTTTTGTGCCTATTATGTTTGAGATGACTGTATTTTTTGCAGCACACTTAATGGTAATTACTTTTTACATGAGAAGTAAATTATGGCCTTTCAAGAAAGCTGAGAATCCTGATGTAAGAACTACAGATGATCATTTTTTAATGGAAGTTGCTGTTAATAATAACGAAGAAGAATTGGTTTCTTTTTTCCAAAATACAGGTGCTGTAGAAGTTAAAGTAATAGAAAAGAATTAATTTAGATATGAAAAGGGTATATAAAATAACACTATTATTAGGCATAACTGCTTTAGTAGCATCATGTCATAATGATAAAGAGCCGAATTATCAGTACTTTCCAAATATGTATGAATCAGTAGGCTACGAAACTTATTCAGAGTCTAAAGTATTTCCTGGTGGTAAAGTAGGTTTACTTCCTGCAGAAGGAAGTATCAATAGAGGTTTTGAACCTTATGAATATCCTAATACAACAGAAGGATATGAATTAGCAAAAGCTAATTTAAAATCTCCTTTGGATTCTTTAGATAGAAATTCTGACAAAGGAAAAGAACTTTTCGATATCTATTGTATTAGTTGTCATGGTGCAACAGGTAACGGTAAAGGAAAATTAGTGGAAAGAGAAAAATTCCTTGGAGTTCCTAGTTATAAAGATAGAGAAATTACAGAAGGAAGTATTTTTCACGTAGAAACGTATGGTTTAAATGCGATGGGTTCTCATGCCAATCAATTAAGTGCTCATGAACGTTGGTTAGTTGCTGACTACGTTATGAAACTTAGAAGCCAATTATAATTGTTGAACAAACTGATCGTAATAGATATGTATACATTTTCAAGTAAATTAAAAACTTTTTCTATAATCTTAATGGCCGTTGGTATATTAGGAATAGGTTATGGTTTTTTAAACGCACCTAAAGATATTCACGAAGTTGAGAATATCCTTTCTGCATCATCTCACGGTGGTCATGGTGAGGCTCATCACGAAGAAGCAAAAGCTGCTTTACACGATGCTCACGCAACAACAACTCATGAGGCTAAAAGTGAAGTAAAAGAGAATGCTGAACATGAAGAGCATTTAAATCATATTTTGCACCAATTGCAAAATAAACCTTGGTCAGCTTTATATGTAGCTTGTATTTTCTTTATGTTATTAACAATGGGAACTTTAGTTTTCTATGCTATTCAACAAGTTGCGGTAGCAGGATGGTCACCAGTGTTATTTAGAGTTATGCAAGGTATTACAGCTTATTTACCTTATGGTTCTGCTATTTTCTTTGTTATTTTAGTGATGTGTGGTCTTCATTTTAATCATATATTTACGTGGTTAGGTGAAGGTGTAACAGATCCTAATAGTCCTAATTATGATGAAATTATTGCTGGTAAATCAGGATATTTAAATTTTGGTTTCTGGATCGTAAGAGCGGCTATCTTCTTAATTGGATGGAACTTATACCGTCACTATTCTAGAAAAAACTGTTTGGCTCAAGATGAATCTGATGATAATACTAACTACAAAAAGAACTTTAAGTTATCTGCTGGATTCTTAGTTTTCTTTATCGTTTCTGAGTCTATCATGTCTTGGGACTGGATTATGTCTGTAGATCCTCACTGGTTCTCTACATTATTTGGATGGTATGTATTTGCAAGTTTCTTTGTGAGTGGTATTACTATGATTGCCATGGTTACTCTTTATTTAAAATCAAAAGGATATTTAGATTATGTAAATACAAGTCATATTCACGACTTAGCTAAATTTATGTTTGGTATCAGTGTATTCTGGACTTACTTATGGTTCTCTCAATTCATGTTGATTTGGTATGCTGATATTCCTGAAGAGATTACTTATTTCGTAACTAGAATTAATGATTACAACTTACCATTCTTTGGTGCTGTTGTTATGAACTTTGTTTTCCCATTATTAATTCTTATCAATACTGATTTCAAACGAATCACTTGGGTTATTGTAATGGCTGGTATCGTTATTTTATTAGGTCACTATATTGATTTCTTTAATATGATTATGCCTGGAACAGTTGGAGACCAATGGTTTATTGGTGTTCCAGAAATCTCATCAGTTCTTTTTTTCCTTGGGTTGTTTATTTTTACTGTATTTACAGCATTAACTAAAGCTCCATTATTAGCAAAAAGAAATCCTTATATCGAAGAAAGTAAACATTTTCATTATTAATTTTTAAAGAGATAAACAGATGACAAGTTTGTTGGTAATTATAGTTTTAGTTTTATTAGCTATTGCTTTATGGCAATTGACTAAAATATTCGACCTAACTCAAGTTGGTGTATCTTCAGATAGCTCTCAAGTAGCTAATGATAAAGACAACAACTTACAAGGGTATTTGATGTTCGGGTTTTTAGCATTCCTTTATATTTTTACAATTTATGGTTTGTTCAAGTGGGGTAATTTACCATTACACACTCCGGCTTCAGCTCATGGAGGTCAAGTAGATAATTTAATGAATATTACTTGGGTTTTAATTTTTGTGGTTCAAGCAATAACTCAACTTTTATTATATTATTTTTCTTTTAAGTATAAAGGTAGAAAAGATCAAAAAGCTTTATATTTTGCTGATAACAATAAATTAGAAGCGATATGGAGTATCATTCCTGCAGTAGTTTTAGCTGGATTAATTCTTTACGGATTGTATGCTTGGACAAATATTATGTTTATTGATGAGGAAGAAGATACTGTAGTGGTTGAATTATATGCTCAACAATTTAAATGGACTGCCAGAATTGCTGGAGAAGATAATGTTTTAGGTAAGGCTAATGTTAGATATATTGAAGGAGTAAATACTTTAGGAGTTGATTTATCTGATCCTAATGCTCAGGATGATATTGTTGTAACTGAACTTCATATCCCTAAAGGTAAAAAGATTCATTTTAAGTTCCGTTCTCAAGATGTATTGCACTCAGCTTATTTTCCTCACTTTAGAGCGCAAATGAACTGTGTTCCTGGAATGGTTACTGAGTTTGCTTTTACACCAATCTATACAACGGCTGAATACAGAGAGATGCCTGAAATGATTGAAAAAGTGGCTCATATTAATGAGTTAAGAGCTAAGAAAAGTTTAGATTTAGTTGCTAATGGGCAACCAGGTTTAGATCCTTATACTTTTGACTATTTGTTACTTTGTAATAAAATTTGTGGAGCCTCTCACTATAACATGCAAATGAAAGTTGTTGTAGATACTCCTGAAGAGTATAAAAAATGGTTAGCTCAACAAACTACTCTTGTTAATGAAGTTAAAGCTTCATTAGATAAACCTGCAGAAGGAGAACCAGCTGCAGAGGGAGATGTTAAAGGAAACGATACTGTAGCGGCTGCTAAAGTTGCTATGAAATAATTATTAAGAAAATTTAAAGTATTATATATGTCAGCAGAAGGTCACGATCACGCTCACGATCACGAACACGAACACCACCATAAAGAGACATTCATTACTAAATATATCTTTAGTATTGATCATAAAATGATTGCTAAGCAATACCTTATTACAGGTATTATTATGGGGATTATTGGTATTGTCATGTCTTTACTTTTCAGAATGCAGTTAGCATGGCCAGAAGAATCTTTTAAAATATTCAATGTTTTATTAGGTGATAAATTTGCACCAGAAGGTGTAATGGCTAATGATGTTTATCTTGCATTAGTGACAATCCATGGTACTATCATGGTATTCTTTGTATTGACTGCTGGATTAAGTGGTACTTTTAGTAACCTACTTATTCCACTTCAAATTGGTGCTAGAGATATGGCTTCAGGATTTATGAATATGATTTCTTACTGGTTGTTTTTCTTATCAGCAGTAGTAATGATTATTTCTTTATTCGTTGAGTCAGGACCTGCATCAGCTGGATGGACAATTTATCCTCCTTTAAGTGCTTTACCACAAGCTATTCCTGGTTCAGGAACGGGTATGACTCTTTGGTTGGTATCTATGGCTATTTTCATCGCATCTTCATTAATGGGATCTTTGAACTACATTGTTACTGTAATCAACTTAAGAACTAAAGGAATGTCTATGACTAGACTTCCGCTTACTATCTGGACATTCTTTATTACTGCTATTATTGGGGTACTTTCTTTCCCAGTGTTATTATCTGCAGCTTTATTATTGATTTTCGATAGAAGTTTTGGTACTTCTTTCTTCTTGTCTGATATTTATATTGCTGGAGAAGTTTTACACAATCAAGGTGGATCACCAGTATTGTTTGAACACTTATTCTGGTTCTTAGGTCACCCTGAGGTATATATCGTAATCTTACCTGCAATGGGTCTTGTATCTGAAATTATGGCAACAAACTCTCGTAAGCCTATCTTTGGTTACAGAGCGATGATTATGTCAGTTCTTGCAATTGCGTTCCTTTCTACAATTGTATGGGGTCACCACATGTTTATTTCAGGTATGAATCCTTTCTTAGGTTCTGTATTTACTTTTACAACATTATTAATTGCAATTCCATCTGCTGTAAAAGCCTTCAACTGGATTACAACTTTATGGAAAGGAAATTTACAAATGAATCCTGCGATGTTGTTCTCTATCGGGATGGTTTCTACTTTCATCACTGGAGGTTTAACAGGAATCATTTTAGGAGATAGTACACTAGATATCAATGTTCACGATACTTACTTTGTTGTTGCTCACTTCCACTTAGTAATGGGTATCTCTGCACTTTATGGAATGTTTGCTGGTATTTACCACTGGTTCCCTAAAATGTTTGGAAGAATGATGAATAAAAACTTAGGTTATATTCACTTTTGGATTACTGCAGTTTGTGCTTATGGAGTTTTCTTCCCAATGCACTTTATCGGATTAGCAGGTTTACCAAGACGTTATTATACGAATACAAACTTTCCACTATTCGACGATTTGCAAAACGTGAATGTATTAATTACAACTTTTGCTTTAGTTGGAGCAGCTTTCCAATTAGTATTCTTGTATAATTTCTTTAGTAGTATTTTCTACGGTAAGAAAGCAGAGCAAAATCCATGGAGATCTACTACATTAGAGTGGACAACTCCTGTAGAGCATATTCATGGTAACTGGCCAGGTGAAATTCCTGAAGTTCACCGTTGGGCTTATGATTATAGTAACCCAGAGCACGAGGATGATTTCGTACCTCAAACGGTTCCAATGAAACCAGGTGAATCAGTTTTACACCACTAATAAATATAAAACCTCTGATAGTTCAGAGGTTTTTTTTATGCCTTATTTTTACTTTTGTTATTATTTCTAAAACACAAATGCTTTTCTTTATCTTTGCAAAATGAATGAAAATTTAGACCCAACAACGCGAGGATATAATTCCGAAGAGCTTGATCTTGATAAAAGATTAAGACCTCTCAGTTTTGATGATTTTGCTGGTCAAGATCAGGTTTTGGAAAATTTAAAAGTATTTGTTGCAGCAGCTAATCAGCGTAGTGAAGCTTTAGATCATACTTTGTTTCATGGTCCTCCAGGTTTAGGTAAAACTACTTTGGCTAATATTTTAGCAAATGAATTAGGTGTAGGTATTAAGATAACTTCGGGGCCAGTATTAGATAAACCAGGGGATTTAGCAGGGTTATTAACTAATCTTGATGAAAGAGATGTTTTGTTTATAGATGAAATTCATCGTTTGAGTCCTATCGTTGAAGAATATTTGTATTCGGCTATGGAGGATTTCAAAATTGATATTATGATTGAATCAGGACCCAATGCAAGAACGGTTCAGATTAATCTAAATCCTTTTACATTAATTGGAGCTACAACACGTTCTGGACTTTTAACTGCTCCCATGCGCGCCCGATTTGGGATTCAATCTAGGTTGCAATATTATACGGTTGAATTATTGTCGACTATTATTCAGCGTAGTGCTTCTATTTTGAAAATGCCAATTACAATGGAAGCTGCAATAGAAATTGCAGGAAGAAGTAGAGGGACTCCAAGGATAGCCAATGCGCTTTTACGAAGAGTTCGAGATTTTGCTCAAATAAAAGGGAATGGTACTATTGATATTGAAATATCAAAATATGCTTTACAAGCATTGAATGTAGATGCTCATGGTTTAGATGAAATGGACAACAAGATACTCAATACTATTATTGATAAGTTTAAAGGTGGTCCTGTTGGTCTTACTACCTTGGCTACTGCTGTATCTGAAAGTAGTGAAACCATAGAAGAAGTGTATGAACCTTTTTTAATCCAAGAAGGTTTTATTATGCGTACTCCACGTGGACGAGAAGTTACCGAAAAGGCTTATAAGCATTTAGGAAAAGTAAGAACCAATATTCAGGGAGGACTTTTCTAAAGTTATGAGTTGTGAGTTTAAAACTTACACATGACCCACAACTCATAACTGACAATTCAAAACTCAAAAATCATCGACAATAAATCAAAATATTCACAATTTATCAAATCCGAAGCCAAACGCCTCGGATTTTTGTCTTGTGGTATATCTAAGGCTGGTTTTTTAGAAGAAGAAGCTCCTCGATTAGAAAATTGGTTGAATAAAAACCTCAATGGGCAGATGAGTTACATGGAGAATAATTTTGATAAACGACTCAATCCTATTTTGCTTGTTGATGATGCAAAAAGTGTGGTTTCTCTTTTACTCAATTATTATCCCGATAAAGAACAGGTTTTAGATTCGTACAAGATTTCTAAATATGCTTACGGTAAAGATTATCATTTTGTGATCAAAGAGAAATTAAAGGAGTTGCTGTTCTCTATTCAGGAAAATATCGGAGAGGTTTCTGGTCGGGTTTTTGTTGATTCTGCACCTGTTTTAGATAAGGCCTGGGCTGCTAAAAGTGGTTTGGGCTGGATAGGGAAGAACAGTAATTTATTGACTCAAAAAGTAGGCTCATTTTACTTTATAGCCGAATTAATTATCGACCTTGATTTAGAATACGATCATCCTACAACGAATCATTGTGGAAGCTGTACTGCCTGTATCGATGCTTGTCCTACACAAGCTATTATTGCCCCTTATATTGTTGATGGTAGTAAATGTATTTCTTATTTTACAATTGAGCTTAAAGATAATATTCCTATAGAAATGAAAGGTCAATTTGATGATTGGGCTTTTGGTTGTGATACCTGTCAGGATGTTTGCCCATGGAATCGTTTTGCCAAAAGTCATAATGAACCACTTTTTGATTCCAATCCTACTTTACTTACCATGACTAAACAGGATTGGGAAGAAATGACTGAGGAAACTTTTAAAATTGTTTTTAAAGATTCTCCAGTCAAAAGAACAAAGTATCAGGGATTAATGAGAAATATTAAGTTTTTACGCTAAATTAGACTCTTTTCGATGATTCTCTGACTATTAGATTTGTATCTAATTCTATGGTTTTTGGAGAAAAAGGTATTTTATCTTTATTGCTGTTTATTTCCTCCAAAAGTAATTTGATCGCAACGGTTCCCATTTCATGACTTGGTTGATCTACTGTACTTATTTTTGGAGTAAAAACCTGTGAGATGAACCAATTACTGAAACCTATTACCGCTATTTGTTGCGGTACTTTGATACCTATTTCATTAAAATGAGAAAGCAATCCTACTGCTACTAAATCAGTTATAACAAATATCCCATCAACATCTGGATGTTCATTAATAATTTGTTTGGCAAATTCAATTCCTTCTTCAAAAGTTACATTTTTACAGGTGTAAACAAGATTTGGGTCAAAAGTGATATTGTTTTTTTCTAAGGCTTTTTTGTAACCTATAAATCGATCTATAGCATTTTGAGGATTTTCTGGACCACGTATATGCGCAATTTTTTTACATCCTTGGTCTATTAAATGTTGGACAGCATTCATAGCAGCTTTTTGGTCATTTATGATAACTTTAGAGCAGTTTGCTAATTTTGCTATTTTGTCGAACATTACTAAAGGAATTTTTCTATTAATAATATTTTGTAGATGTTCATTGTAATTGGATTCATTTGATAGCGATATCAATATACCATCAACTCTCTTGTTGATAAGTAATTCTACTTGTTTGATTTCTAATTCTATAGATTCATTTGACTGAAGGATAATTACTAAGTAACCATTTTTTTCAGCTTCTTCAATAATTGAATTAATTATATTCGAAAAAAAATGATGCATTACTTCTGGAATTATAAGTCCAATAGTTTTAGATTCTTTTGTTCTTAAATTAACTGCAAAACTGTTGGGAGTATAATGTAGTTCTTGGGCTAAATCAATAACAGCTTTTCTTGTTTTTTCACTTACATCGGGATAATTTTTAAGTGCCTTAGAAACTGTTGTTATTGAAATACCTAATTTTTCTGCTATTTCTTTAAGAGTTATATTATTCATAAATAGACTTGGGTTTGGGTTGGTTTTTTTAGTCTTTTTTAAGTTAATTAATATGTTAGGACTGTACTACTAGGGCGATTTATGTTGATTCTCTTATAATTAATTTTGTTTCAATCTCAATCGACTGAAAAGATACAGGTAGATTATTTCTTTTTAAATCAATTTCATTAAATAATATTTCTGCTGATTTTTTTCCCATTTCAAATCCTGGTTGATCAATAGTAGTTAAAGTAGGTGAAATGACATTTGAAATAAACCAATTGCTGAAGCCTAAAACTGCAATTTGATTGGGGATTGAAATACCTATTTCATTAAAATATTTTATTATTCCTATGGCAACTAGATCTGTTACAGCAAAAATGGCATCTACTTCAGGATTTTCAATAATCAATTTTTTAGCATTTTCATATCCATCCTCAAAATCATTGTTGTTATCACAATCATAGACTAATGAAGGGTTATACTCAATTTGATTATCTTCTAGTGCTTTTTTATAACCTAAAAAGCGATCAATTGAATTTTGAGGGATGTAGGCTCCTCTAAAATGAGCGATTTTTTTGTATCCTTTTTTAATTAAATAATCTACAGCATCATAGGCTGCTTTTTGATCATTAATCATTACTTTCGAGCATTCGACAATTTTTGCAATTTTGTCAAAAAGCACCAAGGGAATTTTTTGTGAAAGAATTTCATTTAAATGAAAAAAATCACCTGTTCCATTGGATAGTGAGATAATAATTCCGTCTACTCTTTTGTTTATGAGTAGTTTAATTTGTTTTTTTTCTAATTCAAAATTTTCATCAGACTGTAATATGATAACCAAATAATCTCTTTTTTCTGCTTCTTCTAAAATTCCTTTAATTACATTAGAAAAGAAATGATGTACAATTGTAGGAATAATTAGCCCGATAGTTTTTGATTCTTTCGTTCTTAAGTTAACAGCAAAGCTATTAGGCGTGTAATTTAATTGACTAGCTAATTCAATAACAGCCTGTTTAGTTTTTTCACTTACATCTGGATAGTTTTTTAATGATTTAGATACTGTCGCAATCGAAATTCCTAATTGTTCAGCGATTTCTTTGAGAGTAGTATTGTTCATGTAGCTTATATAATAAAATCAAAAAAAACTGTTAAATAAAAACGAATTTACAATTTATTTCTGTAAATCAATTTTTATAAAACAGTTTATTAAAAAAATATGTCTGTTGTTTACTTAAGTTCTATAATTGCAGCTTCATAAGGTCTTAATGTATTCTTACTTATTTCTTTTGTATTGTTGTAATTATCTAGTATGATTTTAGATCCTTTTGTTGAAATATTAATATCAAAAACGCTATTGTTTGCTGTGAAATTCAATAACACTACTATTCTTTTTCCGTTTAACTCTCTTAGGTAAGCAAATACATTTGGATTTTCTTTGTCTAATAAAGTATAAGTACCATAAACCAAAGTAGGTTCATTTTTTCGTAATTCAACTAGTTTCCTAAAATAATTTAAAATTGAATTCGGATCGTTTTCTTGAGCTTCAACATTAACACTAGTGTAATCAGGGTTTACTTTTAGCCAAGGTTTTTCAGTAGTGAATCCTCCATTTTTATCTGAATTCCATTGCATTGGTGTGCGTCCATTTTCTCTTGAAGTTTGTTTTTGTTCTTCTAAGAATGCTTTTAGATCACCGCCTTTTTCTTTTAATCCAAGATATTTGTTTCGGGTATCAACATCATTATAATCCTCGATAGAATCGAAACGAATGTTTTTCATTCCAATTTCATCACCGTAATAATAAAAAGAAGTTCCCCTCATGGTCATCACAAAAGTAGAAAGCATTTTTGAGGAAATAGTTCTGAATTCTGGAGTGTCGTTTCCAAATTTACTAACCATACGTGGTTGGTCATGATTAGCCATGAAAATAGATAGCCACCCTTTGTCTTTGAAGTATTCATCATATCTTGAGAATATTTTTTTGTATTTATTCAAACCAAATTCTCTAATATGTTTCCCTATATCTACACTTTCAAAATGGTATGCGATGTTAAGTTCTTTTCGCTCTGGATCAACAAAACGCATTGCATCCTCAGGAGAGCTACCAGCTCCTTCAGCAACGGTCATTACATTTGGATATTTGCTCAATACCTCACGATTCATTTCTTGTATATAATCATGTAAATGAGGGCCTTCACCGTAATATTTTTGAACCTCTTTTTGATAACCTTCAGGCAATACGGGCCAGGATGTGTCTTTTGAAATATATTGAAATGCATCCATACGGAACCCATCTATACCTTTATCTAACCAAAAACGCATAATATCATAAATTTCCTGTCTTAGTTTCGGGTTTTCCCAATTCAAATCAGGTTGTTTTCTGGAAAAATAGTGAAGATAGTACGAATCTGTTTTAGCATCGTATTTCCATGCATCACTATTTACATCAAAGAAACTCCATCTGTAAGGTGGTTTACCTTTTTCAGCAGGCCACCAGTGGTAATAATCTCTATAAGGATTGTCTCTGGAACTGCTGGCTTGTTTAAACCATTCGTGCTCATCACTACTGTGATTTACCACTAAATCCATTATTAGTTTTATGCCACGTTCATGCATTCCTTTTAGTAAAAGATCAAAATCTTCCATCGTTCCAAAATCTTTCATGATTTCACGATAGTTACTAATATCATAACCATTGTCATCATTTGGTGATTCGTATATTGGGTTTAGCCATATAGCATTAATACCTAAGCTTTTTAGATAATCCAATTTTGAGATAATTCCTTTCAGATCCCCAATACCATCTCCGTCACTATCATTAAAACTTCTAGGATAAATTTGATAGATTACAGCTTCTTTCCACCATTTTTTATCAGTGGCATGATTTTTAACTTGAGCCTTTAAACCTAAACCAGATAGCATTAGGCCAGCGGCAAGACTCAGGATGGAATAATTTTTTTCATCGTTTATTTTTTTAGTTAAGGATTTAAAATTTAATTTTTCTACTA from Flavobacterium nitratireducens includes:
- a CDS encoding DUF3341 domain-containing protein, translating into MSNKVIYAIYNDDDILMDAVKKTRAAHHHIEDVFSPFPVHGLDKAMGIAPTRLAICAFLYGCVGISVATSMMSFIMIHDWPQDIGGKPSFSYIQNMPSFVPIMFEMTVFFAAHLMVITFYMRSKLWPFKKAENPDVRTTDDHFLMEVAVNNNEEELVSFFQNTGAVEVKVIEKN
- a CDS encoding c-type cytochrome; the encoded protein is MKRVYKITLLLGITALVASCHNDKEPNYQYFPNMYESVGYETYSESKVFPGGKVGLLPAEGSINRGFEPYEYPNTTEGYELAKANLKSPLDSLDRNSDKGKELFDIYCISCHGATGNGKGKLVEREKFLGVPSYKDREITEGSIFHVETYGLNAMGSHANQLSAHERWLVADYVMKLRSQL
- a CDS encoding quinol:cytochrome C oxidoreductase — encoded protein: MYTFSSKLKTFSIILMAVGILGIGYGFLNAPKDIHEVENILSASSHGGHGEAHHEEAKAALHDAHATTTHEAKSEVKENAEHEEHLNHILHQLQNKPWSALYVACIFFMLLTMGTLVFYAIQQVAVAGWSPVLFRVMQGITAYLPYGSAIFFVILVMCGLHFNHIFTWLGEGVTDPNSPNYDEIIAGKSGYLNFGFWIVRAAIFLIGWNLYRHYSRKNCLAQDESDDNTNYKKNFKLSAGFLVFFIVSESIMSWDWIMSVDPHWFSTLFGWYVFASFFVSGITMIAMVTLYLKSKGYLDYVNTSHIHDLAKFMFGISVFWTYLWFSQFMLIWYADIPEEITYFVTRINDYNLPFFGAVVMNFVFPLLILINTDFKRITWVIVMAGIVILLGHYIDFFNMIMPGTVGDQWFIGVPEISSVLFFLGLFIFTVFTALTKAPLLAKRNPYIEESKHFHY
- a CDS encoding cytochrome c oxidase subunit II, coding for MTSLLVIIVLVLLAIALWQLTKIFDLTQVGVSSDSSQVANDKDNNLQGYLMFGFLAFLYIFTIYGLFKWGNLPLHTPASAHGGQVDNLMNITWVLIFVVQAITQLLLYYFSFKYKGRKDQKALYFADNNKLEAIWSIIPAVVLAGLILYGLYAWTNIMFIDEEEDTVVVELYAQQFKWTARIAGEDNVLGKANVRYIEGVNTLGVDLSDPNAQDDIVVTELHIPKGKKIHFKFRSQDVLHSAYFPHFRAQMNCVPGMVTEFAFTPIYTTAEYREMPEMIEKVAHINELRAKKSLDLVANGQPGLDPYTFDYLLLCNKICGASHYNMQMKVVVDTPEEYKKWLAQQTTLVNEVKASLDKPAEGEPAAEGDVKGNDTVAAAKVAMK
- a CDS encoding cytochrome c oxidase subunit I: MSAEGHDHAHDHEHEHHHKETFITKYIFSIDHKMIAKQYLITGIIMGIIGIVMSLLFRMQLAWPEESFKIFNVLLGDKFAPEGVMANDVYLALVTIHGTIMVFFVLTAGLSGTFSNLLIPLQIGARDMASGFMNMISYWLFFLSAVVMIISLFVESGPASAGWTIYPPLSALPQAIPGSGTGMTLWLVSMAIFIASSLMGSLNYIVTVINLRTKGMSMTRLPLTIWTFFITAIIGVLSFPVLLSAALLLIFDRSFGTSFFLSDIYIAGEVLHNQGGSPVLFEHLFWFLGHPEVYIVILPAMGLVSEIMATNSRKPIFGYRAMIMSVLAIAFLSTIVWGHHMFISGMNPFLGSVFTFTTLLIAIPSAVKAFNWITTLWKGNLQMNPAMLFSIGMVSTFITGGLTGIILGDSTLDINVHDTYFVVAHFHLVMGISALYGMFAGIYHWFPKMFGRMMNKNLGYIHFWITAVCAYGVFFPMHFIGLAGLPRRYYTNTNFPLFDDLQNVNVLITTFALVGAAFQLVFLYNFFSSIFYGKKAEQNPWRSTTLEWTTPVEHIHGNWPGEIPEVHRWAYDYSNPEHEDDFVPQTVPMKPGESVLHH
- the ruvB gene encoding Holliday junction branch migration DNA helicase RuvB — encoded protein: MNENLDPTTRGYNSEELDLDKRLRPLSFDDFAGQDQVLENLKVFVAAANQRSEALDHTLFHGPPGLGKTTLANILANELGVGIKITSGPVLDKPGDLAGLLTNLDERDVLFIDEIHRLSPIVEEYLYSAMEDFKIDIMIESGPNARTVQINLNPFTLIGATTRSGLLTAPMRARFGIQSRLQYYTVELLSTIIQRSASILKMPITMEAAIEIAGRSRGTPRIANALLRRVRDFAQIKGNGTIDIEISKYALQALNVDAHGLDEMDNKILNTIIDKFKGGPVGLTTLATAVSESSETIEEVYEPFLIQEGFIMRTPRGREVTEKAYKHLGKVRTNIQGGLF
- the queG gene encoding tRNA epoxyqueuosine(34) reductase QueG, with the translated sequence MIDNKSKYSQFIKSEAKRLGFLSCGISKAGFLEEEAPRLENWLNKNLNGQMSYMENNFDKRLNPILLVDDAKSVVSLLLNYYPDKEQVLDSYKISKYAYGKDYHFVIKEKLKELLFSIQENIGEVSGRVFVDSAPVLDKAWAAKSGLGWIGKNSNLLTQKVGSFYFIAELIIDLDLEYDHPTTNHCGSCTACIDACPTQAIIAPYIVDGSKCISYFTIELKDNIPIEMKGQFDDWAFGCDTCQDVCPWNRFAKSHNEPLFDSNPTLLTMTKQDWEEMTEETFKIVFKDSPVKRTKYQGLMRNIKFLR
- a CDS encoding LacI family DNA-binding transcriptional regulator: MNNITLKEIAEKLGISITTVSKALKNYPDVSEKTRKAVIDLAQELHYTPNSFAVNLRTKESKTIGLIIPEVMHHFFSNIINSIIEEAEKNGYLVIILQSNESIELEIKQVELLINKRVDGILISLSNESNYNEHLQNIINRKIPLVMFDKIAKLANCSKVIINDQKAAMNAVQHLIDQGCKKIAHIRGPENPQNAIDRFIGYKKALEKNNITFDPNLVYTCKNVTFEEGIEFAKQIINEHPDVDGIFVITDLVAVGLLSHFNEIGIKVPQQIAVIGFSNWFISQVFTPKISTVDQPSHEMGTVAIKLLLEEINSNKDKIPFSPKTIELDTNLIVRESSKRV
- a CDS encoding LacI family DNA-binding transcriptional regulator, which gives rise to MNNTTLKEIAEQLGISIATVSKSLKNYPDVSEKTKQAVIELASQLNYTPNSFAVNLRTKESKTIGLIIPTIVHHFFSNVIKGILEEAEKRDYLVIILQSDENFELEKKQIKLLINKRVDGIIISLSNGTGDFFHLNEILSQKIPLVLFDKIAKIVECSKVMINDQKAAYDAVDYLIKKGYKKIAHFRGAYIPQNSIDRFLGYKKALEDNQIEYNPSLVYDCDNNNDFEDGYENAKKLIIENPEVDAIFAVTDLVAIGIIKYFNEIGISIPNQIAVLGFSNWFISNVISPTLTTIDQPGFEMGKKSAEILFNEIDLKRNNLPVSFQSIEIETKLIIREST
- a CDS encoding glycoside hydrolase family 13 protein translates to MLSGLGLKAQVKNHATDKKWWKEAVIYQIYPRSFNDSDGDGIGDLKGIISKLDYLKSLGINAIWLNPIYESPNDDNGYDISNYREIMKDFGTMEDFDLLLKGMHERGIKLIMDLVVNHSSDEHEWFKQASSSRDNPYRDYYHWWPAEKGKPPYRWSFFDVNSDAWKYDAKTDSYYLHYFSRKQPDLNWENPKLRQEIYDIMRFWLDKGIDGFRMDAFQYISKDTSWPVLPEGYQKEVQKYYGEGPHLHDYIQEMNREVLSKYPNVMTVAEGAGSSPEDAMRFVDPERKELNIAYHFESVDIGKHIREFGLNKYKKIFSRYDEYFKDKGWLSIFMANHDQPRMVSKFGNDTPEFRTISSKMLSTFVMTMRGTSFYYYGDEIGMKNIRFDSIEDYNDVDTRNKYLGLKEKGGDLKAFLEEQKQTSRENGRTPMQWNSDKNGGFTTEKPWLKVNPDYTSVNVEAQENDPNSILNYFRKLVELRKNEPTLVYGTYTLLDKENPNVFAYLRELNGKRIVVLLNFTANNSVFDINISTKGSKIILDNYNNTKEISKNTLRPYEAAIIELK